A window of the Sardina pilchardus chromosome 21, fSarPil1.1, whole genome shotgun sequence genome harbors these coding sequences:
- the trim105 gene encoding tripartite motif containing 105 encodes MAASNKKGMNLREDLTCAICCDLFRDPVMLGCMHHFCKRCISTYWKSIRGGPVPCPQCRQEFPSRQFQTNYLVAGLVDKVRASSNDGYVKNVEKQLKETLESHRSKKEEYINMIRKDKEQVDTLKKVGSELQERIQADFQALHGFLLEEEACLLEQLRREQQDWEQALQRHLEALTGALRDAEQTVGALQQAMDARDHSVLVELPDLNCRSSAQVTKGPDFDSNVFSSKYAAPIQYITWRKMFQVLKPGPAPVTFDEDTAHPSLLLSRDKTSVVELEEIQPYPPHPKRFVQCVNVLGAQAFSSGRHYWEVAVGAKPKWDLGVALESVDRRARVKLCPENGYWTLRLRGGSQYSAGTQPWTPLRLAERPRRVGVLLDCDERRVAFYDAAHMTLLHAFADGPRGRALAFVSTCVTEAGQRPQPMRFVHLPADFL; translated from the exons ATGGCGGCGTCAAATAAGAAAGGGATGAATCTGCGCGAAGACCTCACTTGTGCCATATGCTGCGACCTCTTCAGAGACCCGGTGATGCTCGGTTGTATGCACCACTTCTGCAAGCGCTGCATATCAACCTACTGGAAAAGTATCCGGGGGGGACCTGTTCCATGTCCTCAGTGTCGCCAGGAGTTCCCCAGTCGACAGTTTCAAACCAACTATTTAGTGGCTGGTCTTGTGGATAAAGTGCGCGCCAGCTCTAACGACGGTTATGTGAAGAATGTTGag AAACAACTGAAAGAGACTCTTGAGTCCCACCGCTCAAAAAAAGAGGAGTACATCAACATGATCCGCAAAGACAAAGAGCAGGTTGACACACTAaag AAAGTGGGCTCCGAGCTTCAGGAGCGCATCCAGGCCGACTTCCAGGCTCTGCACGGCttcctgctggaggaggaggcctgCCTGCTGGAGCAGCTGCGGCGCGAGCAGCAGGACTGGGAGCAGGCGCTGCAGCGCCACCTGGAGGCCCTCACGGGCGCCCTCAGGGACGCCGAGCAGACCGTGGGCGCCCTGCAGCAGGCCATGGACGCCAGGGACCACAGCGTCCTCGTAGAG CTCCCAGATTTGAATTGCAG ATCATCAGCACAAGTCACTAAAGGGCCAGATTTCGACAGTAATGTTTTCAGCAGCAAGTATGCGGCTCCGATACAGTACATCACCTGGAGGAAGATGTTCCAGGTCCTGAAGCCAG GCCCGGCGCCGGTGACCTTTGACGAGGACACGGCCCACCCCAGCCTGCTGCTGTCGCGGGACAAGACGTCGgtggtggagctggaggagatccaGCCGTACCCGCCGCACCCCAAGCGCTTCGTCCAGTGCGTCAACGTGCTGGGCGCCCAGGCCTTCTCGTCGGGCCGCCACTACTGGGAGGTGGCGGTGGGCGCCAAGCCCAAGTGGGACCTGGGGGTGGCGCTGGAGAGCGTGGACCGGCGGGCGCGGGTCAAGCTGTGCCCGGAGAACGGCTACTGGACGCTGCGGCTGCGCGGCGGCAGCCAGTACTCGGCCGGCACGCAGCCGTGGACGCCGCTGCGGCTGGCGGAGCGTCCGCGGCGCGTGGGCGTGCTCCTGGACTGCGACGAGCGGCGCGTGGCCTTCTACGACGCCGCCCACATGACCCTGCTGCACGCGTTCGCCGACGGGCCGCGGGGGAGGGCGCTGGCGTTCGTGAGCACGTGCGTGACCGAGGCGGGCCAGCGGCCGCAGCCCATGCGCTTCGTCCACCTCCCCGCCGACTTCCTGTGA